Genomic DNA from bacterium:
GTGAGCGATGTTTTAACAACACCAACAAAAAGTTTCATAACTAATACTGATTATATTTTACAACCGGATGAATTTATCGTAATTGCAAAAGATACATCGTTTAACTCGGCACATCCGGGAGTTACGGCAAAAGTATTCTTTGCGAATTTTGGTTCACTGGGAAATACTTCCGACGGAATAGTGGTATACGATTTCAGAGATGGAATTATTGACAGCTTGTTTTACCGTTCATCGTGGGGCGGGGGAAGAGGGCTTTCACTTGAAAGAATTTCTCTTGAAGAATCAACTAGCGACAGCACAAACTGGACAACATCACTAAGTATTAAAGGATGCACACCGGGTGAACCGAACTCAATTGGAAATGTTCCCGATTACAGCAGGAATGATCTTGTTATCAATGAAATAATGTTCGATCCGGGAGAGAACAATTCAGAGTTTATTGAATTTCTGAACTTAAGCGGCGATTCATTAAATGTCGGTGGATGGAAGATTGAAGATGAGAATGGAAATAATTTTACCTTATCGAATATCCCGCTGATAATTCCGGATAACTCTTTCTTCATTCTTGCCGCTGATTCGCTTGTCGAAGTGAGATATGATCTTAATGAAAATACCTCGCGAACTATTCTCGGAGTTTCGAGTCTGGGTCTTGTAAATACCGGTGAATTAATTCTTTTAAAAGATGTAAAAGGAAATGTAATTGATTCAATTTGGTATTCCGATAAATGGCATAACGATAATTTTATTTCAACGAAGGATATTTCGCTGGAAAGAATAAATCCCAATCTTGGTGCAAACGATGCAAACAACTGGAGCAGTTCAGTTGCACAAATCGGTGCAACTCCGGGAAAGCAGAATAGCATTTATACTGTTAATCCGAATATCGCATTAAACATTTCTGTTTCACCGAATCCATTTTCACCGGATGACGATGGTTTCGAAGATTTCACAATAATTAATTACAAATTGACTCAGGCAACATCACAGGTTCGTATAAAAATTTTCGACAACAAAGGAAGGTTAGTGAGAACTCTCGCAAACAACCAGGCAAGCGGTTCCTCCGGTTCAATTATTTTTGACGGGATTGGAGATGACGGTCAGGCATTAAGAATTGGAATTTACATTATTTTCCTCGAAGCTATAAATGAAGGTGCGGGTGTCGTCGAGACTATGAAAACTGTGGTGGTCGTTGCAAGGAAGTTATAAGCAAATCAAAAAGGATTTTATTTGAAAGAAGAACTAAAAAAAGTTATTGACCGGTTACAGGAACACATCAATTTAGTTCCATTAGAATTTCTGAAATATCCTGAAGGAGAACTGAGAAGAAAACCTGCACCCGACAAATGGTCTAAGAAAGAAATATTAGGACACCTCATTGACTCAGCGGCCAATAACCATCACAGATTTATTAAAATTCAATTTATGCCCTCTCCGTTTTTAGTTGAATCATATGCTCAAAATGATTGGGTGAGAATCCAAAACTATAATCAAAAAGATACACAACAACTTGTCGAATTTTGGAGAACTTATAACGAACACATCATATACATAATGCAAAACACTCCGGATCAAAATCTTGATATTGAACTAAAACCGCAGGATGCATTTGCAAAGGCTAACACTTTATTCTTGTTGATGAAAGATTATGTAGATCATATAGATCATCATTTAAAGCAGATTTTCAGCTAGAACTGCATTTCTGAATCTATTCCCACAATTTTTTCCACTTCTGAACGTTTCTATCCATATTTTAAATAATTTTTTCACACGACGGAACTTCATAGCTAAACACTGTGTTATAACTTTTGTTCATTAAGTATTTAGTTTCAACAATTCATAAAAGGATAAAAAAATGAAGTTCAGAAATCTTATTTTAGCTCTTGCAGTGTCAATAACTGCATTTACTTTCGTTGGCTGTGATGATGAAGAGGATCCAATGCAGCCGGTTCCATCAAATTCTTCAACAATGGTAATTCACGCATCTCCGGATGCACCAGGTGTTGATATACTAGTTGATAATACAGTTGCCGGTACAAACTTGACTTACTTGCAGAATACTCCTTACCTGACCTTACCAAGCGGTACAAGGAATATTAAAGTTAATGTTACAGGTACAGCTACTACAGTAATAGAAGGCAATATCAATTTTGAAAAAGATAAATCTTATTCAATTTTCGCAGTAAACTCTGTTGCAAGTATTGAGCCGTTAGTTCTCGAAGATAATTTGGCAGCGCCAGCATCTGGGAAAGCTCATGTCAGATTTATTCACCTATCTCCTGATGCACCAGCAGTTGATATTACTCTTGCCGATGGTACAGTAGTTTTCGGTAATGTAGCATTCAAAGGATACACTGCTTTTACTCCGCTTGATGCCGGAACTTATAACTTGCAGGTAAGACTCGCTGGAACTTCAACAGTTGTGCTTGATTTGGGTAGCATCACACTTACATCTGGTGATATCTACACAGCATATGCAAGAGGTTTTGTAGCCGGAACTGGTAATCAGGAATTAGGTGCAGCAATCATCGTTAATAATTAATTTTCAATAATTTTCACTTAGCTAAGCCGGATTGCATAATAATGCGATCCGGTATTTTTATTTTTAAATCCTGCTTATAATACTCCTGTCTTTTATCTATTTTAAAGAAGATAATTAATTACATCTATGATAGAAATAAAGAATCTCCACAAATCATTTAACAGCAACAAAGTTCTTCAGGGAGTAAATCTTGAAATTGAAACCGGAGAAACTTTAGTGATTATCGGCAGAAGCGGATGTGGTAAGAGTGTTTTAATAAAGCATATTGTTGGTCTGCTTTATCCGGATGAAGGTTATGTAAAAGTGGAAGGCCAGAGAGTCGATGAACTTAGTATGAAGGAACTTTATAATCTGAGAAGTAAGTTCGGTTTTTTATTCCAGGGTTCCGCGCTTTTCGATTCAATGACAGTCGAAGAAAATATTGCACTGCCGCTGGTTGAATCCGGGAAAAAATTTTCAAGAATGGAACTTGATAAAAAAATTGCAGAAAAACTTGAATTGGTCGGAATGGCTGGAGTTCAAAACCTGAAACCCGCCGAACTTTCCGGTGGAATGAAAAAAAGAGTTGGACTTGCTCGTGCCCTTATTACTGATCCCGATTATATTTTTTATGACGAACCAACAACAGGGCTGGATCCTATTATGTCTGACTCGATTGATGACCTGATAAAAGAACTGACTGAAAAATTAAATGCAACTTCGGTAGTTGTAACTCACGATATGTACAGCGTAAAAAATGTTGCTAACAATGTTGCAATGATGCATGAGGGAAAAATTTATTTCCTTGGTTCTCCTGCCGAGCTAATCTCTTCTAATGATAGAATTATAAAAGAGTTTATACAGAGAACAGAATAAAAAAGGCGAAGAAAATTCTTCGCCCTACTTAATAATCTGAATAATTTATTTACTGTCCTAAAGGAAAGTTCACACCAATATTTACAGAAATATAACTTGGCTTCTCAGATTCTTCTTCATATTCCTCCTGAGCAACCCCACTCACTTTACTAACTATACCCGGGTCATAAGTGTATTCAACAGTAGGTCCTTCACTGAATAAGATTGCATACTCAACAGCTGCCTGTAATACAACAGAACCAAGCATCATATAAAAACCTACAGCAGGTACAACACCGAATCCTGTATTACTGAAGCTTTCATCTAAAACAAATGGTTCTCCTCCAAATTCATATTCTTCAGTCCAATTAACCGCATAGGTTTGGAAGAAAACTCCGAGTGCAGCACCGATATAAGGTTTGAATGATCCATTTGTTGAAAACAGATAATAAGCACCAAGCAAGATCGGTATCTGTGAGTAGGTGTCTTCATATTTGTATGAAAATCCAGCTTCACTACCTTCTTCAGTTTGAGTACCAAAATTTATATAACCTACGCGTAAAGCAATCAGGAATGAAGTTGAGACTAGATATGAACCAACAACGTGTCCGGAAAATCCTGTTCCGGCGACGTGTTTAAATCCATCATCACTTCCCATTGGAAATGAAACATCGGCAAGTATTCCCAGCATTATCATTCCCTTTACGAATTCTCTCATGTCTGCTGGTGGGGCTGAGGTTACAGGAATGTTGAGCTTGAGGTTTTGCTCGATGTTTTTATTGATAATTGAACTTGTAGTTTCACCAGTAATTTCAGCAGGTAATTTTAGTTTTAACTCTGCGAAAGTTAAAGATGAGACAAAAAGAAATGTGAAAAGAACCAGAAAAATTTTCTTCATAACAGCCTCCTATGTTATTGATAAATAGTTTAACGTTGCATATTATTTAGCAACAGTTAAAAATATGAAATAGTGTATAAAAGTCAAACAATTTTTGGCTCTTTGCATCTGAAAGGATAATTTTTATATTGAGCTTTAAAAGAAGGAACAACAATGGAAAACATTAAAGAAATACTGCACAACCGTGAAATATTCACTGTTGAAAAGGGGAGTACTATCAAAGATGTAGTTTACTATATGGCAGAAAAGAAAGTTGGTCTCGTTCCTGTCATGGAGGATGGAAAGCTGGTTGGAGTTTTTTCTGAAAGAGATCTGGTCAGACGTGTTATTGCACAAAATAGAAGTCTTGACGAAACCAAAGTCGAAGATGTGATGAGTACCAAGCTGCTTATTGCTGATATCGGTGAAGCGAACGAATCTGTACTTGCTAAAATGAAGGAAGCAAATACAAGACACATTCTGATAATTGAAAATGAAAAGCTGGTTGGTGTATTGGCGATGAGGGATTTGCTGGAACTTGATTTATCCGCGGCTAGAAGAACAGTTGAAGTTCTTAACAACTACATATATTCAAAATAAAATATAAAATTAATCATCAGCAACAATCCTTGTTCCGCATTCGGAATTGCTGAGCTGTGTTGATTCAGTAATTATTGTTTCCTTCCCCCCGTTTTTAATAAACCGGATTGCAGATAAAATTTTTGGTCCCATACTACCGTCCGCAAACTCACCTTCTTCCAAATATTTCTCAGCTTCAACCACAGTAATCTTTTCAAGTTTTTGCTGATTTGGCTTGTGGAAATTAAGGTAAACATTCGGAACATCGGTAAGTATATAAAATGCATCTGCGTTAATTTCTGCTGCAAGCAATGATGAAGCAAGATCTTTGTCAATTACAGCTTCCACACCAACAAGATTTTTCTTTCCATCTAAATAAACAGGAACACCGCCGCCTCCTGCAGCAATCACGATATTGCCGCGTTTAACCAAATCACGAATTACCTTTTTATTTAGAATGTCAATTGGATCTGGTGAAGGAACGACTCTTCTCCAGCCTCTTTTTCTCGGATCTTCTTTGAAAATAAATCCTCCTGATTTTGCCAGAAGGTCCGCTTCTTCTTTCAGATAAAATCTGCCGACAGGTTTTGTTGGTTCGATAAATGCCTGATCATTCTTATCTACGAGCACCTGGGTAATTACAGTTACTACATTCTTTCTGATCTTATGCTCGCGGAGAATATTCTTTACCTGTCTTTCAATCATATATCCGATTCCACCCTGCGAATCTGCAACACAAATATCAAGAGGCATTTGAGGAATTTTATATTCTTTATAACCTGCTTCGTTTCTTAACATAATATTTCCAACCTGCGGACCGTTACCATGAGTTATAACTAGCTCATAACCATCTTTAAGAAGTTTTAGAAGATGTAAACAGGTGTCATAAGTATTCTTTTCCTGCTGCTGGATTGTACCAACTTCATTACCTCTAAGGAGAGCATTTCCGCCAAGTGCAACTACTGCTATTTTTTTATTCATATAAGATTTACTTAACAATCAATTTCAAAAATGAGGCGTAAATTTAAGCAGGGATTACTGCAATTAAAATGATTATGTGTTTGTCACCCTGAACTTGTTTCAGGGTCTTTAGTTCAGATTCTGAAATAAATTCAGGATGACAATGATAACTGGAATTATTTGGGTAGGCGGGTTTGATTTTTTATGTTAATATTAGACAAAAGCAAAAATAACTGTGAATAGCAAAGAAAACTTCAATCCGAAAGAACTTCTGAAGCCCGAAAATATGATCCGGCTGTATGCGAGCGGTGCGTTTCCGATGGCTGATGCTGGGACTGGAAATATTAATTGGTATTTACCTGATGTTCGTACAATCATTCCACTCGATAATTACAACATACCCCGCTCCACAAAAAAAGCAATTGAAGATAAAAATTTCGAGATAAGATTTGATACTGACTTTGAAGGAGTTCTTGAAGGTTGTGCCGACAGAGAATCAACCTGGATATCTGAAGAACTGAAAGATGCTTATAGAAGATTAAAAAAACGCGGACACATTCACACAGTTGAAACGTGGAAAAACGGAAAGCTTGCCGGCGGACTTTACGGAGTTACATTCCGTGGTGCATTCTTTGGTGAAAGTATGTTCTCAAAAATTTCGCAAGCGTCCAAAGCGGCACTTGTTGCTTTGCTGAAACATTTGAAAGAAAAAGATTTTGTTCTTCTGGATGTGCAGTATATGACCGAGCACTTAAAAATGTTTGGTGCTATTGAAATTTCTTTTGAGGAATACACTAAGCTGCTGCATAGAGCTTATGTGAAAGTGTATGAGTTTTAATATATCACAGTGTAACTGTGAATGACTTTAACTAATTATTTCTTATTTTCAAAAAAGTAAAATTTTAATTAGTTCTTTTACCGAGCACTATAATTGCATCTGTCCCCAATTCCCCTACCGCACAAATAGTGTTCCCCTTAATTTCAATTGAACTAAAAATTGCACCGGTTGAAATTTGACCAAATGTTGTCCAATCAACACCATTATAATGTGCTATTAATCCAAGTGTTCCACATACAACAATATCATTTAATGCAGAACCTCTAACACACGAAATATAATACTGAAATGAAATATCAGGAATTTCCTGCCAATCTCCGGTCTTATTTGTAAATAGTTTATTCCCTGCCACATAGATTGGAAATGATTTGTTTGTCCAAACAGAACTCAAATCAGAATTTATACTCCAATTTAAATCCTGAACTATATTTTGATCATTTATTCTTAATAACTTGGTTTCATCTTGAGGTTGCAGATGCAATCCTGTAATGTATTTAATTTGTTCATCATCGATTGGTTCTATAGTTCCCCAAATATCTGATAAATATGTCTCAGTTCCACTTTCAATTTCATTCCATCCGGAATTAGTTATGTGATAAATTGCACCATTCCTCCCGACACAGAAAATATTATCCTCATTGTATGCGTACATTTGAATAACTTGGCCATCAAAACTCATATCTTTAATAAAGAATGCTTCTTCGATCCAAACTCCATTTACATTTTTCATTAGGTTTGCCGAGGAAGCAACATAAATATTATTATCAACTTCTTGAACTGTACAAACTTTCTTAGGAGAAGGCGGTGGTCTTGGATTACCATAATCACTCATTGGAACCTTAATTAATTTCCAATTGCTACCATCCCAAAATCCTGCGCCATAAACTTCATAATCAGTTTGTCCTGAAGAATCTGGTAGATATACCTCGCCAACAACCCAGATATAATTTTCATCAATTACAGAAACGTCCCTTAGTACAGAATTGCCGTAATTTGGATTGCCATATGTAAATACCTGCCAGGTAAAATTTTGACTAGTAGGTGTGAGAGTATTAATAGTTAATTCTTCACTCCTGCTAACAACATAATCCTGTTGTTTCAATAATGCTGTAAATTTGTAATTAGTGTCTTCGGTTAAATCGGTTATCAGGAGAATAGTATCATTACCAACTAGATTAAAAGATAGATTCATAGTATCGTCTTTTAGCAATTCAACTTGTCTTGAGCTAGAGTTATTAATTTCTATATATAGGTAAGCTTCTGTTACAGAAATGTCAAATAATTTTAGGGATATACTTGCCCCGTTTTGAATTGGTGGTTCGGTTGTATCGCAGCTAATAAAGTAAACTAAGATAACGAATGAGAAAATTATTATTATGGTTTTCATTTCCTTTAAAAATTTAAAAACCAATTATGTTAAAGTAGAGACGCATTGCGATGCGTCTCGACAAATTGTTAAGGTTCTACTAAAATCAATTCCTTCTGCGGAGGAGATATAAACTCGCAGCCAGTTTTTGTGATATAAACTTCTTCTTCAATTGTTGCAACGCCGTAACCTTCAATCGGTAGTCTAGGTTCAATTGTAAAAACTTGTCCTTCTTCCAAAGACATAAAAGGTGCATTGCCATATCTTTCCCACGCAGGGAACATTCCCGCAACTCCATCGTGAACAGTTTTGCCAACCTGGTGACCAAGTCCGTGAGGATATTCAGGATAACCATTTTGTGTTATGTACGATCTTGCAATCGTATCCATATCAACACCTTTTACTCCGGGTTTTACTGCATCAGCAACTTTTTGAATTGAATCGCGGATAACATTAAATCCTTTTTGGACAGCCTCAGGTGCTTTTGTTTCGCCGTCGTTTAATATGTACCATGTTCTCTGCAAATCGGAACAGTAGCCTTTGTACTTAATTCCGAAATCCATATTAACTATGGTTCCATTTGTGATAACTTTATCACTTGGACCTTCGTGCGGACCGTTTGGATTCGGACCAGCGAAAACAGCAGGACAATGACCTTCTTCCCACGCAGCTTCAAATCCTTTTTCAGTGTGGAGTTTTCTGACATAGTTCGCAACCTCTATTTCCGTCATTCCGGGTTTCATAAATTTTGTAACTGCATCGAAAATATTTAATGTCTCTTTGATTGCCTCTTTCATTAATGCGACTTCTGTTGCTGATTTTCTTCCTCTCAAAGCAGAAATAATTTCTTCTGAGCTAACGAGTCGTTTTGCATATTCAGTACCTTCGAGATGCTCGAGAAGAATCTGGTACATTCCATAAGTTAAACCATCAGCAAGCACAGAAGTTTTGGAAAAATTTATTGCAATCTTGGCCGGATTCTTTCTGGCAATATAATCTCTGAAGGGTTCACGAATTGATTTAAGGTAGGGAATAATATTTTTATACAAACCTGGTTTCTTAAAATTTCCTTCTTCCATTGAACCAACAATTGCCGTTGTATCACCATCTTTATTAATACACAATGCTGCCTGCCAGGTTGAATTTACCCCGGAGATCATGTCCATCACAGGATCGGTCATCATCGAGCTCTCTCGGACAAATGTCAGCCACATATCAATATTTTTTTCTTTTAGAATATCTACTGCCTGGTTGATTTTTTCTTTAAGAATAGTGTTATCCATGAAAACTCCTGTTCATTAATAATTGGAAGAAAGACTATTGCAATTTATCAATTAAACGCAGAATATTCTATTTTTCAATGGAAATCTGTAAGTGCCAGAGGTGATATTTATCAAAACAATCTATTGCTTTTGCTGATAATTAAGGTTTTGAGTGACCTATTTCGTAAGTTTCTCATAACAAATAAAAAGATTTTTTATTTATCAATTAAATCATTTGGGGAAATTGATTTTAGAATTCTAACTACAAAAAAAATTTCATTACCAACAAGTCAAACAATTAATACACAGAGGTTTACATGTCAGAATACTTAGAAAAAATATTAAAGGATGTTAAAACAAAAAATCCAAACGAGCCGGAATTTCATCAGGCAGTTCAGGAAGTTCTCGAATCACTTGAAGTTGTGCTTCAGCGTCATTCCGAATACAGATCATTAAAAATTCTTGAGAGAATGGTAGAGCCGGAAAGAGTTATTATGTTCCGAGTTCCGTGGATGGATGATCAGGGAGAAATTCATATCAACCGTGGATACAGAATTGAAATGAACAGTGCGATTGGACCATACAAAGGCGGATTACGTTTTCACCCGTCTGTTACTCTCGGCATATTAAAGTTTTTAGCGTTTGAGCAGGTATTTAAAAATTCACTAACTACGCTTCCAATGGGCGGCGGTAAAGGCGGATCGGATTTCAATCCAAAAGGAAAAAGTGATAACGAAATTATGCGCTTCTGTCAAAGCTTTATGACTGAACTTTTCAGACACATTGGTCCTGATACAGACGTACCAGCAGGAGATATCGGTGTTGGTGCAAGAGAAATTGGATTTCTTTATGGACAATACAAACGATTGAAAAATGAATTCACCGGAGTTCTTACCGGAAAAGGATTAAATTGGGGTGGATCGTTAATTCGTCCGGAAGCAACAGGATTTGGATGTGTTTACTTTGCACAGGAAATGCTGAAGACTAAAAAGACTTCCTTTGATGGAAAGACTGTAGCTGTTTCAGGTTTTGGTAATGTTGCATGGGGAGCTGTAATGAAAGTAAACGAGCTTGGTGGAAAAGTTGTTACTCTTTCCGGTCCGGATGGATACATCTATGATCCTGATGGAGTGAAAGGTGAGAAGATAGATTATATGTTAAAGCTGCGTTCAAGCAATAAAGATATTGTTGAAGATTACGCAAAAGAATTCAAAGTAAAATTCTTCCCTGGTAAAAGACCATGGGAAGTTAAAGTTGATGTTGCTCTGCCTTGTGCGACACAGAATGAAATTTTTGCAGAAGATGCAAAAGAATTAGTGAAGAACGGCTGCATCTGTGTTTGCGAAGGTGCAAATATGCCAACTACAATTGAAGCTTATGATATTTTCAAAGAAGCTAAAATTCTTTATGCACCTGGAAAAGCTTCTAACGCCGGAGGTGTTGCAACATCTGGATTGGAAATGTCGCAGAACAGTATGCGTCTGCCATGGTCAAGAGAAGAAGTTGATAAACGTCTTCACGAGATTATGGTTAGAATCCATGACACTTGTGTATCAACAGCAGAAAGATTCGGAGCTCCGGGTAATTACGTTAACGGTGCAAACATTGCCGGATTCTTAAAAGTTGCTGATGCAATGATTGATCAGGGGCTTGTTTAATTAAAAATTAACAATTTACAATTAATAATTAAGCGGTTCTTCGAACCGCTTTTTTATTTTGAGTTTCCTAAATCGATAGTAAATACAAAAAAAAGATTCTGATAATTATTCATTCTTAATTGTTCATTGTTAATTGGGAACTGCTTTTCACCTGCTCTTTTTCTATATTAGACAGTAAGAAAAAACAAACCTAACATCACACACTGAAAAATGAATAAAGAATTTTCAATAAAAGAAATCAAGCTCGAGAATATTTTTCACGCCCGGCTTAAAAAGTTCCAGAAACTAATGCATTACAAGATTCAAAATATTCTTCTTGTATCCAGCATTTATGACTATTACCTGTTTGAAGAAGACGGAAGACTTTATGAATTAATAAGAAGCGAATATCAGAATTTAAATCTTAGTCAGGCACCAGAAATAACTCACGTTACCACCGGCGAGGAAGCTTTGCAGCTGCTCCAGGCGGAAAATGAATTTGATCTGATCATCACCACATTGCACATTGAAGACATGCATGTCGTTAAATTCGCTAACCAGGTAAAAGCTGATGGTATTGAGCTTCCAATTGTACTTCTGGCTTATGATAACAAAGAAAGAAAAGAACTAACCACTCATTATGACACTTCAGTGTTTGAAAGAATTTTTATCTGGAGCGGCGATTATCATCTTCTTATTGGAATAATTAAATATCTTGAAGACAGAATGAACGTAGTTGAAGACACAAAAGATATGGGTGTGCAGGTCATCATTCTTGTTGAGGATAATGTAAAATTTTATTCTTCCTATTTGCCTCTTGTTTATACTGAGATATTCAATCAGTCCCAGCGGCTAATATCAGAAGGAATTAATATCACACACAAATATCTGAGAATGAGAGCCAGGCCCAAGATTCTTCTTTGCACAACTTATGAAGAGGCGTGGCATTATTTTGAAATGTACGAGGAGAATGTACTTGGAATTATTACAGATAATAATTTCAGGCATTATGGGGTGCGTGACCTTGAAGCAGGACTTAAATTCGCAACGGCAGTCAAGGAAAGACATAAAGATATACCCATCCTG
This window encodes:
- a CDS encoding DinB family protein; amino-acid sequence: MKEELKKVIDRLQEHINLVPLEFLKYPEGELRRKPAPDKWSKKEILGHLIDSAANNHHRFIKIQFMPSPFLVESYAQNDWVRIQNYNQKDTQQLVEFWRTYNEHIIYIMQNTPDQNLDIELKPQDAFAKANTLFLLMKDYVDHIDHHLKQIFS
- a CDS encoding DUF4397 domain-containing protein, giving the protein MKFRNLILALAVSITAFTFVGCDDEEDPMQPVPSNSSTMVIHASPDAPGVDILVDNTVAGTNLTYLQNTPYLTLPSGTRNIKVNVTGTATTVIEGNINFEKDKSYSIFAVNSVASIEPLVLEDNLAAPASGKAHVRFIHLSPDAPAVDITLADGTVVFGNVAFKGYTAFTPLDAGTYNLQVRLAGTSTVVLDLGSITLTSGDIYTAYARGFVAGTGNQELGAAIIVNN
- a CDS encoding ABC transporter ATP-binding protein → MIEIKNLHKSFNSNKVLQGVNLEIETGETLVIIGRSGCGKSVLIKHIVGLLYPDEGYVKVEGQRVDELSMKELYNLRSKFGFLFQGSALFDSMTVEENIALPLVESGKKFSRMELDKKIAEKLELVGMAGVQNLKPAELSGGMKKRVGLARALITDPDYIFYDEPTTGLDPIMSDSIDDLIKELTEKLNATSVVVTHDMYSVKNVANNVAMMHEGKIYFLGSPAELISSNDRIIKEFIQRTE
- a CDS encoding CBS domain-containing protein, with the protein product MENIKEILHNREIFTVEKGSTIKDVVYYMAEKKVGLVPVMEDGKLVGVFSERDLVRRVIAQNRSLDETKVEDVMSTKLLIADIGEANESVLAKMKEANTRHILIIENEKLVGVLAMRDLLELDLSAARRTVEVLNNYIYSK
- the arcC gene encoding carbamate kinase; this encodes MNKKIAVVALGGNALLRGNEVGTIQQQEKNTYDTCLHLLKLLKDGYELVITHGNGPQVGNIMLRNEAGYKEYKIPQMPLDICVADSQGGIGYMIERQVKNILREHKIRKNVVTVITQVLVDKNDQAFIEPTKPVGRFYLKEEADLLAKSGGFIFKEDPRKRGWRRVVPSPDPIDILNKKVIRDLVKRGNIVIAAGGGGVPVYLDGKKNLVGVEAVIDKDLASSLLAAEINADAFYILTDVPNVYLNFHKPNQQKLEKITVVEAEKYLEEGEFADGSMGPKILSAIRFIKNGGKETIITESTQLSNSECGTRIVADD
- a CDS encoding leucyl/phenylalanyl-tRNA--protein transferase, translating into MIRLYASGAFPMADAGTGNINWYLPDVRTIIPLDNYNIPRSTKKAIEDKNFEIRFDTDFEGVLEGCADRESTWISEELKDAYRRLKKRGHIHTVETWKNGKLAGGLYGVTFRGAFFGESMFSKISQASKAALVALLKHLKEKDFVLLDVQYMTEHLKMFGAIEISFEEYTKLLHRAYVKVYEF
- a CDS encoding aminopeptidase P family protein, whose product is MDNTILKEKINQAVDILKEKNIDMWLTFVRESSMMTDPVMDMISGVNSTWQAALCINKDGDTTAIVGSMEEGNFKKPGLYKNIIPYLKSIREPFRDYIARKNPAKIAINFSKTSVLADGLTYGMYQILLEHLEGTEYAKRLVSSEEIISALRGRKSATEVALMKEAIKETLNIFDAVTKFMKPGMTEIEVANYVRKLHTEKGFEAAWEEGHCPAVFAGPNPNGPHEGPSDKVITNGTIVNMDFGIKYKGYCSDLQRTWYILNDGETKAPEAVQKGFNVIRDSIQKVADAVKPGVKGVDMDTIARSYITQNGYPEYPHGLGHQVGKTVHDGVAGMFPAWERYGNAPFMSLEEGQVFTIEPRLPIEGYGVATIEEEVYITKTGCEFISPPQKELILVEP
- the gdhA gene encoding NADP-specific glutamate dehydrogenase translates to MSEYLEKILKDVKTKNPNEPEFHQAVQEVLESLEVVLQRHSEYRSLKILERMVEPERVIMFRVPWMDDQGEIHINRGYRIEMNSAIGPYKGGLRFHPSVTLGILKFLAFEQVFKNSLTTLPMGGGKGGSDFNPKGKSDNEIMRFCQSFMTELFRHIGPDTDVPAGDIGVGAREIGFLYGQYKRLKNEFTGVLTGKGLNWGGSLIRPEATGFGCVYFAQEMLKTKKTSFDGKTVAVSGFGNVAWGAVMKVNELGGKVVTLSGPDGYIYDPDGVKGEKIDYMLKLRSSNKDIVEDYAKEFKVKFFPGKRPWEVKVDVALPCATQNEIFAEDAKELVKNGCICVCEGANMPTTIEAYDIFKEAKILYAPGKASNAGGVATSGLEMSQNSMRLPWSREEVDKRLHEIMVRIHDTCVSTAERFGAPGNYVNGANIAGFLKVADAMIDQGLV